In Chitinophagales bacterium, the following are encoded in one genomic region:
- the truB gene encoding tRNA pseudouridine(55) synthase TruB, with the protein MYLDFVAGEIILIDKPLDWTSFDVVNKLKFKLKYQYGKIKIGHAGTLDPRASGLLIVCTGKKTKEIEGIQNQNKVYTGSFYLGAETESYDTEKPAINFQSIEHITEQEIHKTAESFLGEQQQFPPIHSAVKIDGVRAYELARIGLNPEIKSKVIQIYQFKITKIELPYIYFYIECSKGTYIRSIANDFGKRLNNVAYLASLRREKIGNFSIEEAYTVDSFIQKLDAIQ; encoded by the coding sequence TGGATTGGACATCTTTTGATGTGGTAAATAAGTTGAAATTTAAACTTAAATATCAATACGGAAAAATAAAAATTGGACATGCAGGCACTTTAGATCCAAGAGCAAGTGGTTTGTTAATTGTGTGTACTGGAAAAAAAACAAAAGAAATAGAAGGTATTCAAAATCAAAATAAAGTTTATACCGGGAGTTTTTATTTAGGTGCTGAAACAGAAAGTTACGATACAGAAAAACCAGCTATCAATTTTCAAAGTATTGAGCATATTACAGAACAAGAAATTCATAAGACTGCGGAAAGTTTTTTAGGAGAACAACAACAATTTCCACCTATCCATTCTGCTGTTAAGATAGATGGTGTTAGAGCTTATGAACTAGCCAGAATTGGCTTAAATCCTGAAATCAAATCTAAAGTCATTCAAATTTATCAATTTAAAATTACAAAAATAGAATTGCCTTATATCTATTTTTATATCGAATGTAGTAAAGGTACTTATATTCGTAGTATTGCTAATGATTTTGGTAAAAGGCTTAACAATGTTGCCTATTTAGCAAGTTTGAGGAGAGAAAAAATTGGTAATTTTTCTATTGAAGAAGCATATACAGTGGATTCGTTTATACAAAAATTAGATGCTATTCAATAG